In Methanomicrobia archaeon, the genomic window ACGGCCCCAGCTCAAACGCGCCTGCAGTCAGGCCGAAATCGTTACTGTCTTTTTCGATGCTTGCTACGTCGCCGCCGGAGACAGAAACGGTCTCGGGCGACGCGCCAGCGGTGTGCCGCGCGGTAGCATACTAGCGCCGGGTTTTATTTCCTGCAAAGATCACACTCATGATGAGATGGCAGTCAGTACGCAGCTTGTGTTATCGGCGATTACGGTGTCCGTAGCGTTCTTGCTCGTTTTTTTCATTTACCGAAAGCGGAAAATAAGCACCTCGGCGCTGGCTGGCACGCTGGGCATGGGCGTGCTCATTCTGCTGCTGCTCGGGCTCGATTACGGCTACATCGGTCTGCTCACGCTGCTCGTGTTCTTCCTCTCCGGGAACCTCGTGACGCGCTACAAGTACAGCAAGAAATTCGAGCTCGGGGTTGCCGAAGCTCACCGGGGCATGCGGGACATACAGAACGTGCTGGGCAACGGCTTATCGCCGCTGATCTTTGCGGTGCTCTTCGCGATCTCCAGCGAGCAGCTGGAGACGCTCTTTCTGCTCGGCTTCTCCGGCTCAGTTGCGACGGCAACCGCAGACACCTTCTCCACCGAAATCGGGCAGGCAGACGGTACACCGAGATTGATAACGACGCTGAAGCACGTGCCGGTGGGCACGAATGGTGGCGTGAGTCTCCCGGGCTTTGGC contains:
- a CDS encoding DUF92 domain-containing protein codes for the protein MAVSTQLVLSAITVSVAFLLVFFIYRKRKISTSALAGTLGMGVLILLLLGLDYGYIGLLTLLVFFLSGNLVTRYKYSKKFELGVAEAHRGMRDIQNVLGNGLSPLIFAVLFAISSEQLETLFLLGFSGSVATATADTFSTEIGQADGTPRLITTLKHVPVGTNGGVSLPGFGAAALGAGLIALVSLLFLGTRAITIFGAIFFIICLVAGFSGCLIDSFLGATVENRDLLRLNKHHVNILATLSGGLIAMLLGAYMSVHL